In one Penaeus monodon isolate SGIC_2016 unplaced genomic scaffold, NSTDA_Pmon_1 PmonScaffold_4458, whole genome shotgun sequence genomic region, the following are encoded:
- the LOC119570927 gene encoding uncharacterized protein LOC119570927, translating to MNLGKIGSVQLHHFCDASTKAFAAASYLRIQDVSGSLTVLSYWSCRSSPGSTSDAKLRKELSLPIDDSVFWTDSTIVLQYIKNTSRRFHTFVANRVGIIHKNSSPQQWRHVRSELNTADSASRGLSAIELMQRKDWKEGAEFLLLPETSWPLPPELPGISNDDPEVKNMTIICSWRNKVAPVDPLFERYSSWYKLQRIVAWLRRFCSACRKKCSHQDSNLSVMEIQAARMVIIRQVQMTCFAEELDILKRRKNLKGMLRVGGRRVDEYIDQNSKRPLILPKDHPVTALIVQDIHVFHARHSGREHTLAELRRKYWIVAGRPLVDRILRNCFTCRRVNSKPLTQSTRAVHIEPLKSLDASTFLNALMCFIARRGTPMKIYSDRGTNFLRLKRSSEQQFHA from the exons ATGAATCTTGGAAAAATCGGCAGTGTGCAGCTACATCATTTCTGTGATGCATCCACAAAGGCGTTTGCAGCCGCTTCTTACTTGAGGATACAAGATGTGTCGGGATCACTCACTGTGCTCTCAT ACTGGAGTTGTCGCAGCAGTCCTGGCAGCACATCAGATGCAAAATTGCGGAAGGAGCTCTCTTTGCCTATTGATGACTCCGTGTTCTGGACTGATAGTACTATTGTTCTGCAGTACATCAAAAACACCTCCCGTCGATTCCACACATTCGTTGCGAATCGAGTGGGGATTATACACAAAAATTCATCTCCCCAACAGTGGAGACATGTAAGATCAGAGCTCAACACAGCTGATTCTGCTTCCAGAGGTCTATCAGCTATAGAGTTAATGCAAAGAAAGGATTGGAAGGAAGGGGCAGAATTTCTCCTCTTACCTGAAACCTCCTGGCCTCTTCCACCAGAACTTCCTGGGATTTCAAATGATGATCCTGAAGTTAAGAATATGACAATCATTTGCAGCTGGCGCAATAAAGTCGCACCTGTGGACCCACTGTTTGAGCGATATTCATCGTGGTATAAGCTGCAGCGAATTGTAGCATGGCTACGTAGATTCTGTTCAGCATGCAGAAAAAAGTGTTCACACCAGGACTCTAACCTCAGCGTTATGGAGATCCAAGCGGCGAGGATGGTTATCATCAGACAAGTGCAAATGACCTGCTTTGCTGAAGAGTTGGACAtattgaagagaagaaaaaatttgaag GGCATGTTACGTGTAGGTGGACGGAGAGTCGATGAATATATCGACCAGAATTCTAAAAGGCCGCTGATCTTACCGAAAGATCATCCTGTAACCGCCTTAATAGTTCAAGACATTCATGTGTTCCATGCGAGGCACTCTGGCAGAGAACACACCTTAGCAGAATTACGGAGGAAATATTGGATAGTGGCGGGTAGGCCTTTAGTCGACCGAATACTACGTAACTGTTTCACCTGCCGGAGAGTAAATAGCAAACCCCTGACTCAGAG CACCAGGGCTGTCCATATTGAACCCTTGAAGTCTCTAGATGCTAGCACCTTTCTCAACGCACTTATGTGCTTTATAGCCCGTAGAGGAACCCCTATGAAGATCTACTCCGATAGAGGAACAAACTTCTTGAGGCTGAAAAGGAGCTCCGAGCAACAGTTTCATGCCTAG